The following proteins come from a genomic window of Winogradskyella sp. PC-19:
- a CDS encoding DUF58 domain-containing protein, producing MDLQKELNKAGGFKNLELLAKQVVEGFISGMHKSPFHGFSAEFAEHKIYNQGESTKHIDWKLYAKTDRLYTKRYDEETNLRCHIILDNSASMHYPDSAGTSINNLNKIAFSSLASASLMYILKKQRDAVGLSIYSDKYDFYSPEKGSERHHQMLLSKLSDAVIHKTVSKTTETYKYLHQIAEKIHRRSLIFVFTDMFQTSQDDEKIFEALRHLKHNKHEVVMFHVFDKSKELTFDFDNRPKRFVDVETGETIDLYPDTIKENYEKAVSEYFKNLKLRCGQYRVKYVEADVNTGFNQILTTYMIERQKFV from the coding sequence ATGGATTTACAAAAAGAACTTAATAAAGCAGGTGGCTTTAAGAATTTAGAATTATTAGCAAAACAAGTTGTTGAAGGTTTTATTTCGGGGATGCATAAAAGTCCCTTTCATGGTTTTTCGGCAGAATTTGCAGAACATAAAATTTACAATCAAGGAGAGAGTACAAAACATATAGATTGGAAACTTTATGCAAAAACAGATAGACTATATACCAAGCGTTATGATGAAGAAACAAATCTTAGATGTCATATTATTTTAGATAATAGTGCCTCTATGCATTATCCAGACTCTGCAGGGACTTCAATTAATAATTTAAACAAAATAGCATTCTCTTCTTTAGCTTCTGCTTCTTTAATGTATATTCTAAAAAAGCAAAGAGATGCTGTAGGTTTAAGTATTTATAGTGATAAATATGATTTCTATTCTCCTGAGAAAGGAAGTGAGCGACATCATCAAATGTTATTATCAAAGTTAAGCGATGCTGTTATTCATAAAACAGTTTCTAAGACTACTGAAACGTATAAATATTTACACCAAATAGCTGAAAAGATTCATAGACGCTCATTGATATTTGTATTTACAGATATGTTTCAAACTTCTCAGGACGACGAAAAAATATTTGAAGCACTAAGACATCTAAAGCATAATAAGCACGAGGTCGTGATGTTTCACGTATTTGATAAATCAAAAGAACTCACTTTTGATTTTGATAATAGACCAAAACGTTTTGTAGATGTTGAAACAGGAGAAACAATAGACCTATATCCAGATACTATAAAGGAAAACTATGAAAAAGCTGTATCTGAATATTTTAAAAATTTAAAATTACGATGTGGACAATATAGGGTCAAGTATGTGGAAGCTGATGTAAATACTGGTTTTAATCAAATATTGACCACATACATGATAGAGCGTCAAAAATTTGTATAA
- the trxA gene encoding thioredoxin codes for MALEITDATFEEQVLNSDKPVMVDFWAAWCGPCRMVGPIIDEISTEYDGKAVVGKVDVDANQEFAAKYGVRNIPTVLVFQNGEVVGRQVGVAPKNAYAEALDALL; via the coding sequence ATGGCATTAGAAATAACAGATGCAACATTTGAAGAGCAAGTATTAAATAGCGATAAGCCAGTAATGGTAGATTTCTGGGCAGCTTGGTGTGGTCCTTGTCGCATGGTTGGTCCAATTATCGATGAGATTAGTACTGAGTATGACGGCAAAGCTGTTGTAGGTAAAGTAGATGTAGACGCGAACCAAGAGTTTGCAGCTAAGTATGGTGTAAGAAACATACCAACGGTACTAGTGTTTCAAAATGGAGAAGTAGTAGGTCGTCAAGTAGGTGTTGCACCAAAAAACGCTTATGCAGAAGCTTTAGACGCACTTTTATAA